A region of Nocardioides alkalitolerans DNA encodes the following proteins:
- a CDS encoding ABC transporter ATP-binding protein, producing MTTTPEGTPEGPSLSKPTTDGTADKPVVLDVEDLSVHFFVEDEWVPAAIDVSYQVRAGEVLAIVGESGSGKTQSSMSLLGLLPPNGRATGSAKLKGTEVLGLRGAAQRRLRGKEIAVIFQEPMTALNPVYPIGAQVVEALRTHLPLSPSAAKARALELLRLVEIPEPERRFNSFPHQLSGGQRQRAMIAQALACDPTLLIADEPTTALDVTVQAEILKLIADLKDRIDSGIVLITHDMGVVADMADRMVVMKDGRIVETGTTADVFARPQHPYTQQLLAAVPHFGQATRTEARDGAAPRPESASTEKREPVLVIEDLVLEYPKRGSQPVFRAVDEVSLEIGEGEVVGLVGESGSGKTTIGRAVVGLLPVAGGRLMVDGVDMADANRRTLRDLRRRVGIVFQDPGSSLNPRIPVGESIGEPLHLHTGVKGKELSQRVETLLDQVHLPRAMRNRYPHELSGGQRQRVGIARALALEPRLLVADEPTSALDVSVQARVLDLFSELQAQHGFGCLFISHDLAVVEMLASRIAVMHHGKLVEIGPSAQVINHPKDPYTQRLVAAVPVPDPVEQRARRARRDALLDDAGVS from the coding sequence GTGACCACCACCCCCGAGGGCACCCCCGAGGGCCCGTCGCTGTCGAAGCCGACGACGGACGGCACCGCGGACAAGCCGGTCGTGCTGGACGTGGAGGACCTCAGCGTCCACTTCTTCGTCGAGGACGAGTGGGTGCCGGCCGCGATCGACGTGTCCTACCAGGTGCGCGCGGGCGAGGTGCTCGCGATCGTCGGTGAGTCGGGGTCCGGCAAGACCCAGTCGTCGATGTCGCTCCTCGGCCTCCTGCCGCCGAACGGACGGGCGACCGGCAGCGCCAAGCTCAAGGGCACCGAGGTGCTGGGGCTGCGCGGAGCCGCGCAGCGCCGACTGCGCGGCAAGGAGATCGCCGTGATCTTCCAGGAGCCGATGACGGCGCTCAACCCCGTCTACCCGATCGGCGCCCAGGTGGTGGAGGCGTTGCGCACCCACCTCCCGCTGTCGCCGTCCGCGGCGAAGGCCCGGGCGCTCGAGCTCCTGCGGCTCGTCGAGATCCCGGAGCCGGAGCGTCGGTTCAACTCGTTCCCCCACCAGCTCTCCGGCGGCCAGCGGCAGCGCGCGATGATCGCCCAGGCGCTGGCCTGCGACCCGACGCTGCTCATCGCCGACGAGCCGACCACCGCGCTCGACGTCACCGTGCAGGCCGAGATCCTCAAGCTCATCGCCGACCTCAAGGACCGCATCGACTCGGGCATCGTGCTCATCACCCACGACATGGGCGTGGTGGCGGACATGGCCGACCGGATGGTCGTCATGAAGGACGGACGCATCGTCGAGACCGGCACCACGGCCGACGTCTTCGCCCGACCGCAGCACCCCTACACCCAGCAGCTGCTGGCCGCGGTGCCGCACTTCGGCCAGGCCACCCGCACCGAGGCCCGTGACGGTGCCGCGCCGCGGCCGGAGTCGGCGTCCACCGAGAAGCGGGAGCCGGTGCTCGTCATCGAGGACCTGGTGCTCGAGTACCCCAAGCGCGGCTCGCAGCCCGTCTTCCGCGCCGTCGACGAGGTGAGCCTCGAGATCGGCGAGGGCGAGGTCGTCGGGCTGGTGGGGGAGTCCGGCTCGGGCAAGACCACCATCGGACGCGCCGTCGTGGGCCTGCTGCCCGTCGCCGGCGGTCGGCTCATGGTGGACGGCGTGGACATGGCGGACGCGAACCGTCGCACCCTGCGCGACCTGCGCCGCCGCGTCGGCATCGTCTTCCAGGACCCGGGCTCCTCCCTCAACCCCCGCATCCCGGTGGGCGAGTCGATCGGCGAGCCCCTCCACCTGCACACCGGGGTGAAGGGCAAGGAGCTGAGCCAGCGGGTCGAGACGCTCCTCGACCAGGTGCACCTGCCCCGGGCGATGCGCAACCGCTACCCCCACGAGCTGTCCGGCGGTCAGCGGCAGCGCGTCGGCATCGCCCGGGCGCTCGCGCTCGAGCCGCGGCTGCTGGTGGCCGACGAGCCGACCTCGGCCCTCGACGTCTCGGTGCAGGCGCGGGTGCTGGACCTCTTCTCCGAGCTGCAGGCGCAGCACGGTTTCGGTTGCCTCTTCATCAGCCACGACCTCGCCGTCGTGGAGATGCTGGCCTCCCGGATCGCGGTGATGCACCACGGCAAGCTGGTCGAGATCGGCCCCAGCGCCCAGGTCATCAACCACCCGAAGGACCCGTACACCCAGCGCCTCGTCGCCGCGGTGCCCGTGCCCGACCCGGTGGAGCAGCGGGCGCGTCGCGCCCGACGTGACGCCCTGCTGGACGACGCCGGCGTCAGCTGA
- a CDS encoding ABC transporter permease, whose protein sequence is MTMTTPPPAATPDEPHENGIENRDVAGLSQGRIVLKRFLGHRGALVGMVVLALVAILAFSSIGVGGIPGWWKYAPTDRPADFDAVTDRGAPTLGLPTWLGGSGLAWGDAPFGRDNLGRDIFARTMLGAQTSLIVMAIMGIVAAVMGIAVGALAGYYRGATDQALMRFTDLVITFPLIVIGAVLGKMAGDSGVYVLALVLGLVVWTTLARLVRAEFLSLREREFVDAARVAGASDTRIILKHMLPNAMGPIIVNTTLLMSAAVLLEASLSYLGFGVKAPDISLGKMVSDYQSYFQTRPWLFWWPGAFIIVIALCVNFIGDGLRDAFDPRQRKIPSLRAMNRARLAQQESLVAATPALPTGADVSGVDVEKRSRETDRRDDEPGGSA, encoded by the coding sequence ATGACCATGACGACCCCGCCTCCGGCCGCCACGCCGGACGAGCCCCACGAGAACGGCATCGAGAACCGCGACGTCGCGGGTCTCTCGCAGGGCCGCATCGTCCTCAAGCGCTTCCTCGGCCACCGCGGCGCGCTCGTCGGCATGGTGGTGCTCGCGCTCGTCGCGATCCTGGCCTTCAGCTCGATCGGCGTCGGCGGCATCCCCGGTTGGTGGAAGTACGCGCCGACCGACCGGCCGGCCGACTTCGACGCCGTCACCGACCGCGGCGCCCCGACCCTGGGGCTGCCCACCTGGCTCGGCGGCAGCGGCCTCGCCTGGGGCGACGCGCCCTTCGGCCGTGACAACCTGGGGCGCGACATCTTCGCGCGCACCATGCTCGGCGCCCAGACCTCGCTCATCGTCATGGCGATCATGGGCATCGTCGCGGCCGTCATGGGCATCGCCGTCGGCGCGCTCGCCGGTTACTACCGCGGGGCCACCGACCAGGCCCTCATGCGCTTCACGGACCTCGTCATCACCTTCCCGCTCATCGTCATCGGCGCGGTGCTGGGCAAGATGGCCGGCGACTCCGGTGTCTACGTGCTGGCCCTCGTGCTCGGCCTCGTGGTGTGGACGACACTGGCGCGCCTGGTGCGCGCGGAGTTCCTGTCGCTGCGTGAACGGGAGTTCGTGGACGCCGCACGCGTGGCCGGGGCCAGCGACACCCGCATCATCCTCAAGCACATGCTGCCCAACGCGATGGGCCCGATCATCGTCAACACGACGCTGCTCATGTCGGCTGCGGTGCTCCTCGAGGCGTCCCTCAGCTACCTGGGCTTCGGCGTCAAGGCGCCCGACATCTCGCTCGGCAAGATGGTGTCGGACTACCAGTCCTACTTCCAGACGCGGCCGTGGCTGTTCTGGTGGCCGGGTGCGTTCATCATCGTCATCGCCCTCTGCGTCAACTTCATCGGCGACGGCCTCCGCGACGCCTTCGACCCGCGCCAGCGCAAGATCCCGTCGCTCCGGGCGATGAACCGGGCGCGCCTCGCGCAGCAGGAGAGCCTCGTGGCGGCCACCCCGGCGCTGCCGACCGGCGCCGACGTCTCCGGTGTCGACGTCGAGAAGAGGTCGCGCGAGACGGACCGTCGCGACGACGAGCCGGGCGGCTCGGCGTGA
- a CDS encoding PH domain-containing protein has protein sequence MATPYVQTYRSTGARRLAVALMGGAGVVLVGLAVGGDVELLLRWGGAVLLLGAIGWVVYWRPALHLTDDGLQVVNPFRTVEVPWGALVEVDGRYGVRLVLLDDSTVDAWACPPPLGMDRAKGKESEAAGAVRERWRREETTGRSAGPDATRTVVRPDPTAAATLALLALAAVVTPFLV, from the coding sequence ATGGCCACCCCGTACGTCCAGACCTACCGATCCACGGGCGCCCGCCGTCTGGCGGTCGCCCTCATGGGCGGCGCCGGCGTCGTGCTCGTCGGACTGGCGGTCGGCGGCGACGTCGAGCTGCTCCTGCGCTGGGGCGGTGCCGTGCTGCTCCTCGGCGCGATCGGCTGGGTCGTGTACTGGCGTCCCGCCCTCCACCTCACCGACGACGGCCTGCAGGTCGTCAACCCCTTCCGCACCGTCGAGGTGCCGTGGGGTGCGCTGGTGGAGGTCGACGGCCGGTACGGCGTGCGCCTGGTGCTCCTCGACGACTCGACCGTCGACGCCTGGGCCTGCCCCCCGCCGCTCGGCATGGACCGGGCGAAGGGCAAGGAGTCGGAGGCCGCCGGCGCCGTGCGCGAGCGCTGGCGCCGCGAGGAGACCACCGGCCGGTCCGCCGGTCCGGACGCCACGCGCACCGTGGTGCGCCCCGACCCGACCGCCGCCGCCACGCTCGCGCTGCTGGCGCTGGCGGCGGTCGTGACGCCCTTCCTGGTCTGA
- the rpsP gene encoding 30S ribosomal protein S16, with translation MAVKIRLKRLGKIRVPQYRIVVVDSRKKRDGKVIEEIGKYHPKEEPSFIEVESERAQHWLGVGAQPTEAVEAILKITGDWQTFKGLPGTEGTLKTAAPKPDKLEIFNAALKEAQNEPKGAAVTKKSKKADDAKVDEAPADEAKAEEPKADEAPAESTEA, from the coding sequence GTGGCCGTCAAGATCCGTTTGAAGCGCCTGGGCAAGATCCGGGTGCCGCAGTACCGCATCGTCGTCGTCGACTCGCGCAAGAAGCGTGACGGCAAGGTGATCGAGGAGATCGGCAAGTACCACCCCAAGGAGGAGCCCTCGTTCATCGAGGTCGAGTCCGAGCGGGCCCAGCACTGGCTCGGCGTCGGCGCGCAGCCGACCGAGGCGGTCGAGGCCATCCTCAAGATCACCGGCGACTGGCAGACGTTCAAGGGCCTCCCGGGCACGGAGGGCACGCTGAAGACGGCGGCCCCCAAGCCCGACAAGCTCGAGATCTTCAACGCCGCGCTCAAGGAGGCTCAGAACGAGCCCAAGGGTGCCGCCGTGACGAAGAAGTCCAAGAAGGCCGACGACGCCAAGGTCGACGAGGCCCCGGCTGACGAGGCCAAGGCCGAGGAGCCGAAGGCCGACGAGGCGCCCGCCGAGAGCACCGAGGCCTGA